The Numida meleagris isolate 19003 breed g44 Domestic line chromosome 18, NumMel1.0, whole genome shotgun sequence genome segment ATGGGGAGTGGCCACGCAGTGACACCTGCCAGCCCCCCGGCAGCTGTGGGTGCATCCCTCAGCGCCCAGCAATTTGTTCGCGTCCAGCTTGCTCAAGCGTGCCCTGACCCGATCCTTTCCACCAAGGGCGAATCTCCCTTGCTCAAGTCTTTCCCAACGAGCCCGCGTTTTCCCGGCTCTTTGTACTGCAGGAATCCTCTTTGCTGTGGATTTTGTATTGAACTGAGCTCCTTGTGAAGCAGCACTTCCCCAGAGTGCCCATCCAGGAGGGCGCTCGGGGCGGCTCCATGGTGGGGACAGGTTATCACAAAGACAAGAAGCCCACGCACAGATCAAATGAACTTAGGATTCCAGCTCCTGCACTTTGAGGATATCTACGTGCCTTTGCACAAGTGCTTCTCAGTGCAGAGAGATTTCAGTGCGGAGGATGAGATGCAGCTCAGTGACTTATTTGCTCCATTTGGGACCAGCCCCAGTGTATTAAGCTCCCTGGCAGTAGCAGTGAGGATGTGGTggtgcagccctgccctgggccgctctgtgctctgtcaccgttgtgctgctgcctttgtaCCAGAGCAGGGAGTTGGGACGACAGGCGCTCCCTGGCTGCATTGGACCCTCTGGCACACGGCTCCCCCGGGGCCACGCACGCAGTGGCTCCTGCCTCTGGGGGGTTGTCATCTCCTCCTATCCCACAACTTCCCTCTCCCAGAAACAGGTAAGACATATGATTATAATTGGTAACAAACGCAAAGGCAAATTCTCCCCCATTCCATACAGGCGAAGGGTTAGGGGAAGGACCCACGAGTCCCAGTTACATCCCATGGACAATGCAAGATGAGCAACTGCAAATGTTTTGGTCCTCGGGGAAAGATCCTGGCGTAAGTCCACGGTGATCCACGCTTCCTTTGGGGCCCTGGTGTCCAGGTCTGTGGGGTGCCTGGGAGTCACTGGGGTCTGGGAGGCTGCGGAGATTTCCGGCAGCGTTGCCAGGAGGCCCTAGGAGGAGGTAAGAAGAATGGAGAGAGAGTAGGAGGGGGAAGGAGACCTCCTATCCCCATCTGttggggggagagggaagagggccgtggggcagctgtgggccCTGGGAGCAACTGAAGGATCTAAAGGGGAACGTATGGGGCCTTGGGGTCGTAGGGGCAACTGTGTCAACTTGCATGTAAGCAGGGCCCTAAAGGGTCTATGGGGATTCTGGAGAAAACGAGGGAAAGTGACAGGGTCTAGGGGCAGTTAAGGAGTCTGGGGGAAACAGGGTGCTCTGGAGAGGTCCTGGGTGTGAGTGAGGAGCCCCAGTACGGGTCGGAGGATGAACGGAGTGCCAGCGGAAAATAAGAGCTCTGACAGGTGGGGAGTCACAGCAGTCTGTGCCCCTCCCTCGACGTCTGGTCCCCTCATGTCTGTAGGGATTCCTGAGGCGCTGGGACTTCAGGGGGATTTGGGAACCCGATGCAGGTCTGTGAGGGACCCCAGCGGCGGGAACGGTGAGTGCAGCAGGTCGGGagtgctcacagcagcagcagcagcagcacgagcCCCACGAAGCCAAGGGCcagtcccagctgcagggatgcGGTGAGGTGCAGGGGGGCTCTGCCCCGGGGCCAGCGCAGCACAGCCCTGAACCGGGCCTGGAGCCCCTGCTCGGCCTCCACGCTTCCCCCTGACACTGCAGAGACCCAGCCAGGCACGTGGGGAACTCCCAGCAGGAGCCACatgcccctgcagcccctgctccgGCACAGACCTGGTGGCCCCCAGAAACCCCATACGCCCTAttgccctgtgaggagctggggTCAGGGAACACCAGCTCCGCTCTCCCCTCTCACCAGGGGCCTGGGCATGCAGGCTCCCTGCTCTCGCACAGCCCACCTCCTCCCGCCCCGTGCACCCGGGGGTCCCGGGGTCCCCCTGCACCCCACGCTGCCCTGGAGGGCTCCAGTCCATGCACACCATTGAGGTAGAAGTACTTGCGGGCCAGGGTCTCAGAGGCGGCCCCCAGGCGACAGGCAATGGTTCCCAGAGTGGGGTCCTGCACGGTCAGGCTGGGGGGCTCCCCAACgcccctctgcagctcctcaaaCAGCGCCAGGTCCTGCGTGCGTATCTGAGGCATAGGGAACAGGTCAGCGCTGCCCGGCCCATCGGTACGTGCATGCAAAGGCACCCGTGTCACACGTGTGCTTGTCATGTCCCCATGTGCTCCTCGTGTCCTATGCTCATGCATGTGCATCGCGCCCCACGTCCCACGCATGCTCACGTGCCACACGAGGATGCACAACATGTGCACAAGTTACTTCCCTCGCAGAAGTGCACGAGAAGCTGCACGCACACGGTGACCCGCCTCCTGCTCACACTCACCCTTCGTGCGGGTGCTCGCTTGTTCCTGCCACATGCGCTCTTGCACATGCTGCTCACAGTCAGTACACGTATATCACGTGCAAGCAATGCCCCCCTCGGCTGGCAGCGCTGATGCCGTGCACACAAGCGGCAATGCCACCGTGCCCAGGCCCCTCCTGATGTCTATGCGCACTGCACGTGCGTGCCGCTTACATCCTTGGCAAACATCCACGTAACCTGCAGCTCGGGAGGCACAGCGAAGGGCACGTCGCAGTGCAGCGTGATGGCTTCGTCCTCGTGGACCCACACGTCCTGAACTGGGAGCGCTGCCGGCTGAGCTCACCTGTGCTCACGCACCTGCAGGAGCGGCGGCGCCCCTGTGCGACTGGCGGTGCTCACAGCAGGCATGGGCATGCACACAGCCTGGGTAGCTGTGTCCCGGTCCCCGTGCCTCCCTACCTGGGCAGTCTACAGGGAACTGGCAGTCGACGAGGCGGCAGGTTGCACACTGGAAGACGCGGGCGGCCGGCTGGTGCCCTGGGAGGGAGGTGCTTGGCAGTCTCAGGAGGTAGGAGGGGAATTCGGGGGCGGGGGGATGGCAAAACAGGAGAGAGGCACTCACCGCAGGGGGGGATGCAGGCAGGAGCTGGTTGGGGGAAGAATCGTTAAAGTGGGGATCGTGAGGGGCCCTCATGCCTGTGACGAGCTACAAGGGCTCAGCCCTTGTTCAGCCCCGGTATGGAATCCCCGGGGGTGTCTCCAGGAAAGGGATGCCCAGGGTGGGGATCTTGGGGCGTAAATGTCCAGAAGCGGTGTCTGTGTGCCCCAGGTGGGGAAGCTGGGGTGGGAGTCCCAGGGTTCACATGGGTGGGAGTCCTGGATGGGGGTCCCTGCTGGCCCCGTACCTTGCTCCAGCTGGCTCAGCTTCACCCAAATTATTTGGATGGCTTCCCGCAGAGACACCGCAAAAGGCTCTGGGGGCTCACAGATGTCCATGTCAGACAATGCCCCCACCCTCAGATCTTCCAGTGTCGAGACCCCTGTCCCCACTAATCCCACAGATTCCCCGCAGAACTCATCCGGATCCCATACGCCCATCCTGGCGTTTCATACACCCCTAAATACCCCTCCAAAGCACCANNNNNNNNNNNNNNNNNNNNNNNNNNNNNNNNNNNNNNNNNNNNNNNNNNNNNNNNNNNNNNNNNNNNNNNNNNNNNNNNNNNNNNNNNNNNNNNNNNNNgttaggaggaagcttttcactccgagggtggtgatgcaccggaacaggttgcccaaggaggctgtggatgcctcgtccctggaggcattcaaggccaggctggacgtggctgtgggcagcctgctctagtggttggtgaccctgcactcagcaggggggttgaaacccCCCTCaatgacctttgaggtccttttcaacccaggccattctatgattctatgattctatgatcctatgatccCATTCCTAACATTTCATGGTTCCTGACATGCATCTGTGTGAATGCCACAAGTCACCCAGATCTGTGACCACTGGATTAGCCATGAAGCCATGCCAGGCTCAAAGAAGCCTCATCTGAGGAGTCAGGAGTCTCTGGCCCATGGAGGATCATGATGAAGGTGACAAACTTTCAGAGTTCTGAAGGACACAGTGTGCCTGGAATTGCCTCCCTCTGCCAAAATTCAAGCTAAGCAAAATGACAGAATGAGTTCTCCAGGACTCAGACTGTCCCCCACAGACACCGTGCCTGTGTCCACGGGGCAGCTCACCCACCAGCACAGGCTCTGCTTCGCACACCTGCTCCTTGATGGAGCGACAAATTCAGAGGGAATCGATCCCCAGTGTGACTGCAGAGAGGACAAGGAACTGTGTACTGGTGGCAACCTACAATCCTCCAGGATTGTACAGGAGTACAGGTATCTCTTGCCCTTGACAATTTCGTTTTCCTTATTGGCCTCTGGAGCATCTGCAAGAGGCGAAGTGTCTGTCTTGCAGCTGTGAGGTCTGAGCGGTCTCATTTCCCCACAAGAAACGTCAAAGCACATCCCGTAAGAAAACACGAGTGTTTGTGCTATTATGTCGTTGTGCAAACGCACATAAAATTTTACTGCGATATAGTATCACTTTCTGTGCTTACTTATGGCATTACAAAGTAGGATTAGATTTGTTTAAAGCAAACAATGCATCAGGAAGATGGGACTCAAAAATCTACTGTCATCCGAGTATGGGCAAGAACTAAGTTCTTGTGATAGCCAATAGACTCTATGAGCACATTCACAATGAGGAAGGGGCTTTTGGTTCCCATCTCATTCATAAAGGaacctcttcttcctcttggGTTTCAATGGATTCGATGCCTGCAAGTGCAGTTATTGAAAATCACTGTTTATGACCGCTTTGCTCTTTCCTGAACTCTAATTCAGAAGGCAAAGCTTGCCTTCTTATCTGCACATGTTCTGCTGCACTGGTCTCTTTGTTTTGCAGGAGTGCTGCAGCACTTTCCCCTACTGTCATCCTTTCCTGGTCCCTTGGCCAGTTTCCTCTGCCAAGGGCATTACTGGAGTTGGAATGGTCCCccaaaggccatctggtcccactcctTGCAATGCACaagggcacccacagctccatcagtgctcaaaggccctccagcctgaccttgggtgtctgcagggacggggcaccaccgcctctctgtgcagcctgtgccagcacctcaccacccttactgtacaaatcttcttccttacatccaatctaaacctcctctcttttagtttgaaaccattccccttgtcctgtcacaacagaccctgctaaagagcctgtgCCCTTCTTCCTCACAGCCCTCCTtcagcagagggttggaacgTGGCTTTTGAAAAGTGGTACTGGCACTGGGCTGAGTGTGACAAGGGCTGTTTGGGGAAGGAATCTTATTGGAGTTAAAATTCAGAATGTTGGCTGCATTCTCTAGTTAtatcctttcctctccctgcatGCTCACCACTGGGCTGTCCCCAAGCTTTGCAGGGTTATCTGCACATCCCACATCGCATTTAATGGCACCATGTTTAATTGCACTGCAATGCAGCAACTGTGCTGAGCTTTGGTGCCATTTGACACCCAAACTTCTGCCATGCTCTCCCGGGTGGACTCCCCTCACTGGGTTTGTGAGCATCATCCCATGGCACAGCAGACATGAGGTCACTATGCAGTGATGGGTTCACAAGGACGCAACATGAGGTTGTTTGAGTTTACCATCTTTATTGGTTGTCAGAGCTCACCAGCCTTACTGGTTGTCAGAGCTCACCAGCTTTATTGGTTGTTGGAGCTCGCCAGCTTTATCAGTAAGGTCCAGCTCTCCAGAAATATCCTTCACATTCCAAACCCACACATGGAAGAAGATGAGACAGATGTCATCCCGCGGCCATCTTCCAGAGAGGCACTTCTAACACCCTTTTACTTCCAAGCCAGTGAATTTTCATCTGCACTCATAGTatgtgcagccctgcagcgaTGTGGGTGCCAGGTTTTATCAGTCTAACAAAACATCATTTGCTTTGCAGTGCTCCAACACTTGATCACAGcatcctcttcccttctctctgcccGCAGAGAGGAACTATTTGAGGTCAAGGCTACGTCTCACAGCTCCCCAGGTGGTAGGCAGCAAtgtgacttttctttctgctctgtccTAATAATTTGAGAACGGCTCCAGCCAGGGCTCAGCCAAGCCCCAGCTGCAGCGTGAATAAAGTTCAAGTTCATTTTGCCCAACAAACCCTCAGCATGGCAAAGCTGCAGTGGATGTGTGGGGATCTGCATTAAGCAGACCTGGAGGAAGTGGGTGAGGTAATGCCAACAGAAATACGCCGATCTCTAATTATAGAATGGATTTTGCTTAGCTAAAAGCTCCACCTTTTGGTTGAGCTGAGCCACTCGTTTTGTGGGGAAGAAACCAGAGACCAGCAGAATTAACTCCAGGCTGGAGGCAGGAGAGCTCCATCACAAGGCCAGCACCCAGCAGACCTAGCAGATGAGAGCAGCTTCCCCCAGTTGGCACAGAGCCTGCCCAGcgctgcagggaaggaggagtggTGCTGGCACCCCTGGAGACACCTTGACAccagcagcaaagggaaggagcAGACCCACATGACTCGCCTCACTTGCCACCCTGCCTGGTGGGCACAGACCTTACCTCATGTCAGAGGTGGCAGAAATCCATCCGGGGAAACCATGGCAGAAAGTTTAGCACAGTCTCCTTGGAATATATCAAAGCAGAGTCAGTCATCTAATAGGATAGGTAACATAAGCTGTTACACAAAGAGGAGCCCTAATGGGATACTGCGTTATGCTGGAGACAGTTTGATGTATCTGGGCCACTGCTCACTAAATCCTCCCTGAAGTCTCCTCTTTGTGGCTGTTCTGGCTCCAGGATTAATCAGCTCTCTACTTTTTACCAGAAAGACatgggccctgggctgcctgcagctcagggTGCAATGCACACAGGGACCcgtgctgctctcccagcaaGCATGGGCACGGTGCAGTGGAAGCCCCAGCCCCTGGCccagggcaggtcctgctttGGGCCTGGGGATGATGCTGCAGGACAGCGGGCCTGCTAGCAGTCGcaagagcagaggcagctgagTCATGGGAAGAATGGGAAGGTGACTGAGGAACAACTGCTCATCACTCATCATGTTGCAGGAAGACAAGAGGAAAGAGTTTTCACGTGCAGATCCTAAGAACAATCACTGATCCTAAGCTAAAcaatcactgtccctggaggcgtttgAGAAACGTTTACgtgttgcactgagggacacagtttagtggaaaatattggtgataagtggacagttggactggatgatcttagaggtcttttccaaccttgatgattctatggttctgtgattctatgacatggtgTCCATGGATCCCATGTATTTAAGGGTTCATCCAGGGAGGGAGGAAGTGCTCTGTGGAAGTGCAGGCAAGCCAGCAGATCTGTGATCCAAAGCCTGTGTTTGGGAGCCACCCGGATGGCTCCAGCATGCTTCAATGGCTGCCTGCCCCTGCAGGTCACCAGCTCCCCAGACTCACgttttaaatatgcatttgcccaacctgcagctctgcttctgtctcTATAGAGGGGTAATCCAAGAACATCCTCCGAGAGGcagttctgtttccttcttgtATTCAACTCATTTGCTCAGATAAATCCTTTTAGTTACACCAGGGTTTAAAAGGAAGGCTGTTTCAGATGAGTCCAAACATTTCTATTTCCTATATCTACATCTTCCAACTTTAAAACAGTCTGTTAATACCAGTGCTTCTTAAACAGCCCTCTGCCTGAGGCAGGCAACAACAGAAGGACCAACAGGTCAGGGGAGCAGGTTGCCTTCTTGTCCTGAGTTTGCAAAGGAAtcacaaaataacaaataactTGCCCAGCTAATGGCGAGGGAATCCTTGCTAAAGGGGTTCTCTACAGTAAGCACTCTAGGGAGGTTTCTGGATGTTCGTCTGCACATGGAGTCACCTCCTGTTCATACTGAGATGTCATCTGTCAGTGGTCTTACGCATTtgcaaagaaacatttgaaaagattTAGACTCGGAGAGGTTTGAAGACCAACAACATTTTCCATCTGTTggaaaagtgacaaaaaaataaccaaTAACTTCAGTTTTGTCAGTATTATATAACCATAAACATTTGCTGACTTTAAAGAATATAGACTACAAAGCTTTTACTAAAGAATGGAATTTAAACAGGGGGACTTTTAGAGTTGCTTTTGTGATTTTAAAGAGGAAAGGGATGAAGAGGTCTCATTTCCCAAGGGATCTTATAGCTCTGCAGCATGACTGCCACCGCCCCTCCTTGCACCACTGAGCAGAGCATTGCGACAGCCTTTTCCACTACAAAGTCCTTTTTTTACTCTATAAATAGTCCTGACTAGTTTTCATTCTTGCTTTGAAAGTCAGTTGTTTCCCTTGCTGATTTCTCTTGCCATGGAACTCCTCATCTGAGAAGATGCTCTTTTTGGTCAACACCCACTGAGCGCAGCTGTCTCCACAAGTACCAGCCCTATTTGCAGCATACTTGCCATTTGAAGTCTCCTTGCAGttgctctgtgcagctccaCCTCACTAACACTAACGCTGATTGCTTTTTTTGAGCAGATgaataaaaggaagaggaattttgaagctgcagcccaggacagGAACCTGCGAGGTGGGACACATCAGCTTGTGCCCATGGAGGTGGCGTTGGCTGGGACATTGGTTACTTGTACCTTgctgagaaagaacagagattGCTTCAACCACGGGTTACCTTGATAGGTTCAACTTTTTGCCTTGCAAACATCAAAGAAATCCAAATAAGAGAAATTTTAGTGCTTCCTAATCTGTAAGAGCAAAGACAAACTGCAGTAATCCTAAATTTCCCACTGTATGTAGCACTGGCATGGCCTCACCAGTACAGTAGAGTAGGAGGATGATGAGAACTAGATCCCAAGCTGTTGCTGCTTATCTCCAGCAGTCTCTGTGAAGGGCTGTGCATCCAGAGCTGTGCATCCAGGATGaacctcccagcagcagtgtctCTTTTTCAGCTCAGAACAGGATGGACCATCAGTCACTGCAGACAGAGTCGTTTTCCTCCCCAGCGGAGCCAAACATGCAGGCTAGGACTTGGGTTTCCTTCTTCAGTGAATGTCTGGCCCATGCGGGGACTGCTTGCGCATGTTGTCCGAATGCAGGACTGCCATCTCCTGGGCAGCCAGGAAACTCGCACTGCAACAGCCCCTGAAAACCATCCCCAAATAATTTTGATGTCATGTGGTCAAGAATATGTGGCCGTGGTGGGTTCAGGGATGGAGGCATGACCCAGTATGGGGAACAGAGGGCTGCAGATCTCCCCGCCTCCCCATGGGCTCTGCCTTCCTGGCCCAAGCCGTGCTGTGCCTTGGCACCCAAGATCCCACCTCTTGCCGGCACTCATTGAACCcatgcttcctcctcctcaccttcccctgcagcccaAGGAGGCAGGTACAAGATGCAAGGAACTCTAACACAAGCAGCTGATGTCTGACAAAGCTGCAAGCAATGAAGGCAAGGCCTACCAGATGCACCATGCCATTCTCTTCCACCAGCTGTGACcccactgctttgaaaataactcCTATAGCTCCTACAGCATCTCACAGAAGTAATGAGAACCTCGACAGCAGTTCCTAAACTCACCACTGGATTTATGGCATTTATCTCAGCTCTGGTAGTAGCAGTAAATAAGGGCAAGCATAAACAtaataaagcttttttctttctagtagTGGTCTATTAATGTATTAATCCCACTCTGTGGTGTGGTGAGGCGGtagcaggaaggcaggaagcCCATGGGCTCATGCACCTGGGACCTCTCTGGCACCACAAAAGCATCCAGGTCAGATCTGATTTCTGCTGTCAGGAAAATACCATCTCCTTTCTCTGAGCATGCTGTTTGATCTCTGAATTGCATCTggtggagggagagagagatgcCTTTGTAGCTGCATCCAGTGCTGGGCATTAAAGCATTACCAAAATCTCCAGCCCACTaaacaactgtttaaaaatactttcagctGATTTCTGCATGTCAAAGGATACTTAAAGCACAGATCTCTctgcttcatagaatcatagaatcattaaggttggaaaagaccactaagatcactaagtgcaaccccaacccacccccaccatgcccataatcacatccctcagtgccacatccccatggttctggaacacctccagggacagggaccccaccactccctggccaggctgtgccagtgcagcactgctcttttggagaagaaatttctcatAATATCCAGCCTggcaacttaaggccatcacctctcatcctgtcactgttacctgggagcagaggccgaacccccctcaccaccacctcctttcaggcagttgtagggagcagggaggtctcccctgagcctcctctgctccacacTGActcatcccagctccctcagccgctccccatcagcCATGTGCTCCtgacccctcacagctctgttctcttctctggacacacttcaGGGCCTccgtgtctttcttgcagtgaggggcccagcaccgaacacagcactgaggtgCTGCCTCACCAGGGCCGGTACAGAGGGACggtcagctcctgctctgctggctgcactattgctGACACAAGCCAGaatgccgttggccttcttggccacctgggcacactgctggctcacggtcAGCACCTATCAGCTCACATCCCCACATCCTTTTCCTCCGTGCATCTTtccagccaccctgccccaagCCCGTAGTGCTGCATGGGGCTGTTGTGACtcaagtgcaggacccagcacttggtcttgttgaagctcatcccattggcctcagcccactgagcagcctgtccaggtccctctgcagggccttcctaccctgaggcagatcaacacttcctcccaacttggtgtcatctgcaaacttactgagggtgcactcaatcacaccatccagatcatcagtaaagatactaAACAGATTTGGCCCCAAAACTGAcccctgggaaacaccactGGTGACCAGCCACCAGCTGAATGGAACTCCGTTCACCACTACCAGGGCCCATCCCTCCAGATGAAAGACTACAAACAATACACATGCCCTGTGAAGTTAACTGTTTCTGCCACTCCACTAGCAGAAATTATGGGATTGTCattctattaaaataatctgGTATATACATTTTCCCCTGTGAAGGGCATGATACTGATGCTCTTAGATGTTACAGAAATGGATAACAGCTTTGGATCTGTCACTCAAGCGCTAGTCCCAGTTCTTATGTCCACATGTGCCAAACTCCACACCTGTATGGGCAGGGGCACAGAGGTATGGGTGCCTCACAGCTggccaggagcagagggatggGGCAAAAAGCAGCCTTGAGAGTGGGCTCCTGTGGCTGGAGACAGGGCGGAGGCCTGAGCTTTGCCTCAGGACTGCTCTTCTCGTGGCCATCAGAGCTGTTGCGACTTACCCTGAACTGAACAGCATTTCTTATTAAGTTTGAGCCACTAGATAGGATAGCTTCATTTATACATCATAGGGATCATTAAGGAACAGAAGTAACAGGAGAAGCCATGAAAGTATCAAAATAAGCTGACTTCTGTTAATCACCATAATATCTTCCATAGAAACCCAGAGACTTCTctgtcagaaataaaagctgcagaTTTGCATTTAAGCAGTCATAAAGTTTTTTTATACATACTTTTGCAGGAACAGAAAATTGACATCTTCTGATACCTTGGCTTACAGTGAGGTGCAGCACAAAGCAACTAATGGGAGCACTTGGCAGCAGCTTAAAACAGGTAACATGGATCTGTGGCAATATATCTGATTAATCATCTCCTTCATCACACCCAGGGAAGTTAACGGTGAGTTACAAACCCTCCATGGTCTTTTCATACCACAAGAGTGATGGGAAAAGGCCTCTGTGTTCCTGAGAGCCAGGCTATAAGtgaacaccactgaaaagatcTCCATCAAACCAAAATGGGCTTTAGCTCATTCAGTCCAAAGGGAGAGTGTAAACTTTAATTAACTCAATAGCTGTCAAGAGCTTAGAGAGCTGCAGATTAATGGTGCTGGCACAAAGCTGCCAAGcatcagcactgcaggcagccccgcaggctggcagggagcagcagctcctgatgACATGCTGGTGCCAGGGGAGGTCCTCAGAAAAAGACCAAGCCCAGAAAAAGCAACAGCCCAGTCTGTTCAGTGCCACTTCCAGTGGGTTCCTTGCATGGGGCTGCACCACAGCTTGGCAATAGGAAGGACTTGGAAGCCTTCAGATGACAAATTTTGTGTGGGTGCAGAACACATAACGATCAACTGTCTTAATTCTTGTCCCACATCTGCACTCTCCCTGCTGGGATAACAGAAGCAAGTCTTTGTCCTAAAAGGAGAGCGAGGGACAAGAAGTGGCATCCCAGAGGACAATCTGAGTTCTGTATGTGAGCACTTCTGAAAGTGCTTCAGCTCGGCATGCAAAAGGACTTCCACTGGAGAAGGAAATTTGACTGCTAAGGAACTTGGAAATTACTGTGGGGaaaga includes the following:
- the LOC110407829 gene encoding sperm acrosome membrane-associated protein 6-like, whose product is MGVWDPDEFCGESVGLVGTGVSTLEDLRVGALSDMDICEPPEPFAVSLREAIQIIWVKLSQLEQAPACIPPCGHQPAARVFQCATCRLVDCQFPVDCPVQDVWVHEDEAITLHCDVPFAVPPELQVTWMFAKDIRTQDLALFEELQRGVGEPPSLTVQDPTLGTIACRLGAASETLARKYFYLNGPPGNAAGNLRSLPDPSDSQAPHRPGHQGPKGSVDHRGLTPGSFPEDQNICSCSSCIVHGM